The Flavobacterium sp. N2270 genome contains the following window.
AAAATCTTACTTCTTGAAGTATGTTTTAATCTACGAATTGCTTTCTCTTTAATTTGACGAACACGCTCACGAGTTAAATCGAAAGTTTCACCAATTTCTTCTAAAGTCATTGGATGTTGGTCGCTTAAACCAAAGTATAAACGAACTACATCTGCTTCACGTGGAGTTAATGTTTCTAATGCTCTTTCAATTTCAGTTTGTAACGATTCATGAATTAATTCTCTATCAGGATTTGGAGATTCACCAGAACGTAAAACGTCATATAAATTTGAATCTTCTCCTTCAACTAAAGGCGCGTCCATTGATAAATGACGACCAGAATTTTTCATAGATTCTTTAACATCATTAACAGTCATGTCTAATTCTTTTGCAATTTCTTCAGCAGAAGGAGCACGTTCATTAGATTGCTCAAGTAAAGCAAACATTTTGTTAATCTTGTTTATAGAACCAATTTTATTTAATGGCAAACGAACAATACGAGATTGCTCTGCTAATGCTTGTAGTATAGATTGACGAATCCACCAAACTGCATAAGAAATAAATTTAAATCCACGAGTTTCATCGAAACGTTGAGCAGCTTTAATTAAACCTAAGTTTCCTTCATTAATTAAATCGGGAAGTGTAAGTCCTTGATTTTGGTATTGTTTAGCTACCGATACAACGAAACGTAAATTAGCTTTTGTTAATTTTTCTAAAGCTCGTTGGTCACCAGCTTTTATACGTTGAGCTAATTCTACCTCTTCATCAGCGGTAATTAAATCCACTTTTCCAATTTCTTGTAGGTATTTGTCTAGGGATGCAGTTTCACGATTAGTTACCTGCTTGGTGATTTTAAGCTGTCTCATTAATTTGCAGTAATTTTAAGTATTCAGGTTATTATACGTTTGTAGTTACAAAAAAGTTACATAAATAAAATATTTTTTTAATTATTTTATTTGTTTTCCACTTTGAGTGTTTACAAATAGTACATTTCCTATTCTATTATAGTTGTTAAATTGCTCTACTCCCTTTGTTTTTATTGAACTTTCGTGGAAACCAAGGATAGTTAAATCTGCAAGTTTAGAAGTTTCATTGATTAACTCTACTTTATCTGTTGTATCTTCAATTGGAATTACAATAATATTATTTGGAGATATTGGTAACCTACCAGTTGTTGTTAATTCTATTAAATAGGCTTTTTCAGTTTCTAAATTAGCTTTGTCTACAGCTGCGAATATTTTAATTTCTGCGCCTTTCCAGTCTGGGTGACCTAAAATTATGTAAGATAGAAGAATCATTAAGTTTGCATTTTCAAAATCTTCTTTCTTAATCCAAACATGAATTTCATTTTTATAGCCAAAATTTCTGTCAGAAGTCGCTAGAATACAAAGATCATATTTTGCGCTTTGAATTAAACTATAATTATCTATAATATCTTCAAGCCATTCTGAAGTTCCTTTTTTGAATTCAAAAAGCATCATATTGTTATCATGACCTGAAATTCCTGGTTGCTGAATTGCTTGTACAATTGCAGCAGTGTTTGATGGCGATATAATTGTTTCTAAGAAAACATTAGAATTCGTTTTGTTTGCTGTCTTGATTAATTTTGCAAGTTTTTGATCGGCCAACTCTTTAGATTGTTTTGAGAAATAATCTTTTTCATAATGAATATAAGTTCCAAAACCATAACGATAGGAAATCCATTTCATCATTTCTAATGCTGATAAGCGTTCAAAACTTTCTTTTGATAAACATAAAACACCCGGTCTCCAGTAATCAGAATCTGTTTCTTTATCGGTTTTTTGTAAAAACACTTGTAAATTTCTACTTAATTGATGGATGACACCTTGAAAAATATTTGCCATTCCTTTTTTATTATCATTACTATAGGTGATGTAAAAATAGATTGCTATCATTAATAAAATTGAGGCAACTGCGTAAACAGCGTTAATTTTAAACATTAAGTAAACACACAAAATTGCTCCCATTAATGATAAGTACCATTTAGATTTAAAAGAAGGTCTGTAAGCTGGATCGGCTGCAAAGTGTTGCATGAAAGATATTAAACATAATGAACCATAAGTAACCATGAAAAACATCGATATTACTTCGGCTACAGCATTTACATCTCCCATTAAAACAAAAATTATTGCAATTGCAGCAGTAATTATTGTTGCATTTTTAGGTTCGTTGTTTTTTGCAGTACCTTTTGATACAAAATCATTTATTTTTTGGTTTGGAATTACGTTGTCGCTACCAATTGCTTGTAATGTCCTTGGAGCTACCATAAATGAACCTAATGCTGATGAAATTGTTGCAGCAGCAAGTCCTAAAGGAATAATTGGTCCCCACAATGCGATTTTACTCATTACTAATTGGTCGTTAACTAAGTCTTCTGGCGAAGCAGAATAAGCTAGTTTTAAAGCAATAAATATATATATAATCATTCCAACAATAGTAGCTGCTAACGTTCCCATAGGAATTGATTTTTTAGGGTCTTTTAAATCTCCAGATAATCCAACTCCAGCTGTCATTCCTGTGAATGCAGGGAAAATGATTGCAAAA
Protein-coding sequences here:
- a CDS encoding RNA polymerase sigma factor RpoD/SigA, encoding MRQLKITKQVTNRETASLDKYLQEIGKVDLITADEEVELAQRIKAGDQRALEKLTKANLRFVVSVAKQYQNQGLTLPDLINEGNLGLIKAAQRFDETRGFKFISYAVWWIRQSILQALAEQSRIVRLPLNKIGSINKINKMFALLEQSNERAPSAEEIAKELDMTVNDVKESMKNSGRHLSMDAPLVEGEDSNLYDVLRSGESPNPDRELIHESLQTEIERALETLTPREADVVRLYFGLSDQHPMTLEEIGETFDLTRERVRQIKEKAIRRLKHTSRSKILKTYLG
- a CDS encoding amino acid permease: MENKLQNLKANFGTLPVFLTAISTILGAVMFLRFGYAVGEVGFLGTLLIILVAHMVTIPTAMALAEIATNQKVEGGGEYFIISRSFGVNIGASIGLALYLSQAISVAFYIIAFAESFEAIKPWVLSEFGYEIYDNRIFSVPALLLLIGLMVTKGADLGMKALYVVVAILFVSLIMFFFGTTDYATTYDSSLLFSNVESKNGFFFVFAIIFPAFTGMTAGVGLSGDLKDPKKSIPMGTLAATIVGMIIYIFIALKLAYSASPEDLVNDQLVMSKIALWGPIIPLGLAAATISSALGSFMVAPRTLQAIGSDNVIPNQKINDFVSKGTAKNNEPKNATIITAAIAIIFVLMGDVNAVAEVISMFFMVTYGSLCLISFMQHFAADPAYRPSFKSKWYLSLMGAILCVYLMFKINAVYAVASILLMIAIYFYITYSNDNKKGMANIFQGVIHQLSRNLQVFLQKTDKETDSDYWRPGVLCLSKESFERLSALEMMKWISYRYGFGTYIHYEKDYFSKQSKELADQKLAKLIKTANKTNSNVFLETIISPSNTAAIVQAIQQPGISGHDNNMMLFEFKKGTSEWLEDIIDNYSLIQSAKYDLCILATSDRNFGYKNEIHVWIKKEDFENANLMILLSYIILGHPDWKGAEIKIFAAVDKANLETEKAYLIELTTTGRLPISPNNIIVIPIEDTTDKVELINETSKLADLTILGFHESSIKTKGVEQFNNYNRIGNVLFVNTQSGKQIK